Proteins co-encoded in one Christiangramia fulva genomic window:
- the apaG gene encoding Co2+/Mg2+ efflux protein ApaG, translating into MIQQVTRGIKISVETHFEGMFYKNYRMHFAFGYRITIENQSNDSVQLKSRFWKIKDALNKTETIEGEGVIGQKPVLKPGESHTYQSGCLLTAPFGSMSGYYNMVNFTSTKKFKVKIPSFKLSAPYALN; encoded by the coding sequence ATGATTCAGCAAGTTACACGTGGTATAAAGATCTCTGTAGAGACTCACTTTGAAGGCATGTTCTATAAAAATTATAGAATGCATTTTGCTTTTGGATACCGCATAACCATCGAGAATCAAAGTAATGACTCCGTGCAACTTAAATCGCGTTTCTGGAAAATAAAAGATGCTCTTAATAAAACTGAAACCATAGAAGGTGAAGGCGTAATTGGCCAAAAACCGGTTTTAAAACCCGGGGAAAGCCATACATACCAAAGCGGTTGCCTACTAACAGCTCCTTTTGGCTCCATGAGCGGATATTACAATATGGTTAACTTCACCTCCACCAAAAAATTCAAGGTAAAAATCCCATCCTTTAAATTAAGCGCACCTTACGCGTTGAATTGA
- a CDS encoding NADH:ubiquinone reductase (Na(+)-transporting) subunit B → MEWIRQRLDKLKTPFEKGNKYEKFAPAFNALDTFLFTPNHVTKKGAHIRDAVDLKRTMITVVIALIPALIFGMWNGGYQYYIQTGEAFTFWDAFLLGASKIVPMIIVSYVVGLGIEFAFAIWRGHEVNEGYLVTGLLIPMIMPIDMPLWMVAVSVVFAVVIGKEAFGGTGMNILNPALTARAFAFFAYPTYMSGNVWVTGAQSVDGISGETILGTLAQGNQVAYNTMDMFNGFIPGSVAETSALCILIGALILIITGVGSWRIIVSGFIGAAIMALIFNSLPAFGVEGNNLTNFPWYNHLFIGGLAFGIVFMATDPVSAAQTMKGKWIYGFLIGFFSIMIRIFNPAYPEGVMLGILLMNVFAPTIDHYVIQSSIKRRKKRVKTSAAQVETAV, encoded by the coding sequence ATGGAATGGATTAGACAAAGATTAGATAAACTAAAAACTCCCTTCGAAAAAGGGAATAAATACGAGAAATTTGCGCCCGCATTCAACGCGCTGGACACTTTCTTGTTCACTCCTAATCATGTAACAAAAAAAGGAGCTCACATTCGTGATGCGGTAGATCTTAAAAGAACAATGATCACCGTGGTGATCGCCCTGATCCCTGCACTTATTTTTGGTATGTGGAATGGAGGTTACCAATATTATATTCAAACCGGTGAAGCCTTTACTTTTTGGGATGCTTTTCTTTTAGGGGCTTCTAAAATTGTCCCGATGATCATAGTTTCTTATGTGGTGGGACTGGGAATTGAATTCGCCTTTGCCATCTGGCGCGGACACGAAGTAAACGAAGGTTACCTAGTTACCGGATTACTTATCCCTATGATCATGCCTATTGATATGCCGCTTTGGATGGTGGCAGTGTCTGTAGTTTTTGCCGTGGTAATTGGGAAAGAGGCCTTTGGAGGTACTGGTATGAATATTTTAAACCCGGCGCTTACCGCAAGGGCTTTCGCTTTTTTTGCGTATCCTACTTATATGTCGGGTAACGTTTGGGTGACAGGAGCGCAAAGCGTGGACGGAATTTCAGGTGAAACGATTCTGGGTACCCTTGCACAGGGAAATCAGGTTGCTTACAATACCATGGATATGTTCAACGGATTTATTCCGGGTTCAGTGGCAGAAACTTCTGCTTTGTGTATCCTTATAGGAGCTTTGATTCTTATTATTACAGGTGTGGGTAGCTGGCGAATTATTGTTAGCGGATTTATTGGTGCTGCAATCATGGCCCTTATTTTTAATTCGCTTCCGGCCTTTGGCGTGGAAGGAAATAACCTTACTAATTTCCCCTGGTATAATCACCTTTTCATAGGAGGACTCGCTTTTGGTATTGTCTTCATGGCTACCGATCCGGTATCGGCGGCACAGACTATGAAAGGAAAGTGGATCTATGGATTCCTGATTGGATTCTTCTCGATCATGATCAGGATCTTTAACCCTGCATATCCTGAAGGAGTAATGCTGGGAATCTTATTGATGAACGTATTTGCTCCGACCATAGATCATTATGTGATCCAGTCGAGTATCAAACGCAGAAAGAAACGAGTAAAAACTTCTGCCGCGCAGGTAGAAACAGCAGTATAA
- a CDS encoding Na(+)-translocating NADH-quinone reductase subunit A → MSKDIRIRRGLTLRLEGEAEKELVQAPRSKTFAIKPPDFHSVVPKMVVKEGAKLLAGDEIFYSKYTGEVRFTSPVSGVIKEIKRGEKRRILEVIIEADAENSYRDFGKMDASTADAKDVKQRILDSGCGAFINQRPYDIIADPKDTPKAIFISAVTTAPLAGDKGFIIKDKIAAFQEGVYALQKLTPGKVHLCVDDNSAQYLKDIKGVEIHHVKGPHPAGNVGVQIHKIDPINQGERVWTVGVEDLAIIGNVFLTGQYRAERTIALVGSEAENRKYYTTFIGANVTDIIGKEVSEEVRIISGDVLTGTQLSNNQYVGFFDNEVSLIPEGNKFRMFGWLPFTYNNIHSNSRTSLAWLFPNKKYNPTTNMNGEERALVVTGEMEEVLPMDIYPMQLIKACMAGNIEKMENLGIYEVAPEDFAAVEYTNTSKLEIQEVIRLGLDLMITEVG, encoded by the coding sequence ATGTCAAAAGACATTCGAATTAGAAGAGGATTGACTCTGCGATTAGAAGGGGAGGCGGAAAAGGAGCTGGTCCAGGCTCCAAGATCGAAAACTTTTGCGATTAAACCGCCAGATTTTCACTCAGTTGTACCGAAAATGGTTGTAAAAGAAGGCGCAAAACTTCTTGCAGGTGATGAAATTTTCTATTCAAAATATACTGGGGAAGTCCGCTTTACCTCACCTGTTAGTGGGGTTATTAAAGAAATTAAACGCGGAGAGAAGAGAAGGATTCTTGAAGTGATCATCGAAGCCGATGCTGAAAATTCTTACCGTGATTTTGGTAAAATGGATGCTTCTACCGCTGATGCAAAAGACGTAAAACAACGAATTCTGGATAGCGGTTGTGGTGCATTCATTAATCAGCGTCCATACGATATCATTGCCGATCCCAAAGATACTCCCAAAGCAATATTTATTTCGGCGGTGACGACAGCCCCGCTTGCAGGCGATAAGGGATTTATCATAAAAGATAAAATAGCCGCCTTCCAGGAAGGTGTGTATGCGCTTCAGAAATTAACGCCCGGGAAAGTTCATCTTTGTGTAGATGATAATTCTGCTCAGTACCTGAAAGATATAAAAGGCGTTGAGATCCATCATGTAAAAGGACCTCATCCAGCCGGTAATGTTGGGGTTCAAATTCATAAAATTGACCCTATTAACCAGGGAGAACGTGTTTGGACTGTGGGAGTTGAGGATCTTGCCATTATTGGGAATGTGTTTTTAACGGGCCAATACCGCGCTGAAAGAACTATTGCGCTGGTAGGTAGCGAAGCTGAAAACCGAAAATATTACACAACTTTTATTGGCGCCAATGTTACCGATATTATTGGTAAGGAAGTTTCAGAAGAAGTGCGAATTATTTCGGGAGATGTTTTAACCGGCACACAACTTTCAAACAACCAGTATGTTGGTTTTTTTGATAACGAAGTAAGTCTTATTCCGGAAGGTAATAAATTCCGAATGTTCGGATGGTTACCTTTCACCTATAATAATATACACTCAAATTCAAGAACTTCGCTGGCGTGGTTGTTTCCTAATAAAAAATATAACCCCACTACCAATATGAACGGTGAGGAGCGAGCTTTAGTGGTGACGGGCGAAATGGAAGAGGTTTTGCCTATGGATATTTACCCTATGCAGCTCATAAAAGCCTGTATGGCGGGGAATATTGAAAAAATGGAAAATCTTGGAATCTACGAGGTAGCGCCAGAAGATTTCGCGGCCGTTGAATATACCAACACTTCTAAATTGGAAATTCAGGAAGTGATTCGCCTGGGCCTTGACTTAATGATTACCGAAGTAGGTTAA
- a CDS encoding Na(+)-translocating NADH-quinone reductase subunit C, which yields MEEKPVNKTNSNGYTFMFAVIMVVVVASVLAFTATSLQPIQNVNVREEKMQNILATVGVDSVEVDGVPTFLSREMVQEYYDKFITQSLALRADGSVDESVNAFKVDLAKELGKPVEEQIYPLYIANIKGEKYYVIPLRGKGLWDAIWGYIALKDDLNTVKGAVFDHKGETPGLGAEITKVWFQHRFENERVFDDEGNLVGVSAVKGSLGNSNKEDNRVDAISGATITSKGVSNMISERLKHYLPYFKKQEGFKVAIQ from the coding sequence ATGGAAGAAAAACCAGTAAATAAAACAAACAGTAACGGTTACACTTTTATGTTTGCGGTGATCATGGTGGTTGTGGTAGCCAGTGTTCTGGCATTTACTGCTACCAGCCTTCAGCCAATTCAGAATGTAAATGTGCGTGAAGAAAAGATGCAGAATATTCTTGCCACGGTGGGAGTGGATTCTGTAGAAGTTGATGGAGTGCCTACCTTCCTTTCCCGGGAAATGGTGCAGGAATATTATGATAAATTCATTACCCAATCCCTTGCTTTAAGAGCTGACGGAAGCGTCGATGAATCGGTAAATGCATTTAAAGTTGACCTTGCAAAGGAACTTGGTAAACCAGTGGAGGAACAGATCTATCCTTTATATATAGCTAATATTAAAGGTGAAAAGTATTATGTAATTCCATTGAGAGGAAAAGGACTGTGGGATGCCATCTGGGGCTATATTGCTCTTAAAGACGATTTAAATACCGTTAAAGGAGCGGTTTTCGATCACAAAGGAGAAACTCCCGGACTTGGTGCTGAAATTACCAAGGTATGGTTCCAGCATAGATTCGAAAATGAACGTGTTTTTGATGATGAAGGAAATCTCGTGGGCGTTTCTGCAGTAAAAGGAAGCCTGGGAAATTCTAATAAGGAAGATAATCGTGTAGACGCTATCTCTGGTGCTACAATTACCAGTAAAGGAGTGTCTAACATGATCTCTGAAAGATTGAAACATTATCTCCCTTATTTTAAGAAGCAAGAAGGATTTAAAGTTGCAATTCAGTAA
- a CDS encoding NADH:ubiquinone reductase (Na(+)-transporting) subunit D: MNTDRKLTSEEKEAKKKEMIMFLSSSEEKEHFLSKQNRKLISDPLNDNNPITVQVLGICSALAITVQLEPAIVMAVAVIAVVAFSNVIISLLRNMIPNRIRIIVQLVVVASLVILVDQILKAYAYDVSKQLSVFVGLIITNCIVMGRLEAFALGNGAWKSFLDGIGNGAGYGLILIIVAFFRELLGSGKLFGYEVLGHRAATVADSTGLYSIGYENNGLMLLSPMALIIVGIIIWVQRSRNRKLIEEN; encoded by the coding sequence ATGAATACAGATAGAAAACTTACTTCCGAAGAAAAGGAAGCCAAAAAGAAAGAAATGATAATGTTCCTCTCCAGTTCAGAAGAGAAAGAACATTTCCTTTCCAAGCAGAACAGAAAATTAATATCCGATCCGTTAAACGATAACAACCCGATTACTGTACAGGTATTAGGTATTTGTTCGGCACTCGCGATCACGGTTCAATTAGAACCTGCCATCGTTATGGCCGTGGCCGTTATCGCCGTGGTTGCCTTTTCGAACGTGATCATTTCCCTTTTGAGGAATATGATACCCAACCGTATCAGGATCATCGTTCAACTGGTAGTGGTAGCATCCCTGGTAATTCTTGTAGACCAGATCCTGAAGGCCTATGCTTATGATGTAAGTAAGCAGCTTTCGGTTTTCGTGGGGCTTATTATTACCAACTGTATCGTGATGGGACGTTTGGAAGCATTTGCTCTGGGTAACGGAGCATGGAAATCTTTCCTTGACGGAATTGGAAACGGTGCAGGATATGGTCTTATTTTGATCATCGTGGCGTTTTTCCGTGAATTGCTTGGCTCAGGAAAACTTTTTGGATATGAAGTGCTGGGACATCGTGCTGCTACCGTAGCCGATTCAACCGGGCTTTATTCCATTGGATATGAAAACAACGGTTTAATGCTGCTTTCACCCATGGCCCTTATCATTGTAGGGATTATTATTTGGGTACAGAGATCTCGTAACCGTAAACTGATTGAAGAAAACTAG
- a CDS encoding DUF3667 domain-containing protein, translated as MKYRGNECLNCGHPLELTQRFCPRCGQMNSAKKLKFDDFFNEFFSSLFAYDSRFNRTLRVLMFKPGKISRDYIQGKRVRYANPFRFYLSASIIFFLIFNYSVDIGNSEFGPQDKDLQNLKGEEVPPIPPEVAVDSINKIITSPEVGLESIRPDSLSKKTYKDDMISENDLNKMSMLDAISKRFTLYYEYQDETGIYNSQRALDSLGHDHNNYNNWLYKKAVDAGIFKNNPRLFIDYFISKLPFIIFFYLPVFALFIWLLYVRRPFNYMEHLVFAFHVQTTLFVLYIFGLLIDLIIGKNWGIITANFLFAFYLYKSMRNFYQQNRVKTVLKFLILNVIFFTLAMAAIAVSLLASFSIY; from the coding sequence ATGAAATACAGGGGAAACGAGTGTCTTAATTGCGGCCATCCCCTTGAGCTTACCCAGCGTTTTTGTCCAAGGTGCGGGCAAATGAACAGCGCCAAAAAGCTCAAATTTGACGATTTTTTTAATGAATTCTTTTCCAGTCTTTTCGCCTATGACTCAAGGTTTAACCGTACCCTGCGAGTTCTAATGTTCAAACCCGGTAAAATTTCAAGAGATTATATACAGGGAAAACGAGTAAGATACGCTAATCCCTTTCGGTTTTACCTTAGCGCTTCGATCATTTTCTTTTTGATCTTTAATTACAGTGTAGATATTGGAAATTCTGAATTCGGGCCCCAGGATAAAGATCTTCAAAACCTCAAAGGAGAGGAAGTTCCTCCCATTCCGCCAGAGGTCGCGGTAGACAGTATTAATAAGATCATCACCTCCCCTGAAGTTGGCCTTGAAAGTATTCGTCCGGACAGCTTATCAAAAAAAACCTATAAGGACGATATGATAAGTGAAAATGACCTGAACAAGATGAGTATGTTAGATGCCATTAGCAAGAGGTTTACCTTATATTACGAATATCAGGATGAAACCGGCATCTACAATTCCCAGCGGGCCCTTGACAGCCTGGGGCACGATCATAACAATTACAATAACTGGCTATACAAAAAAGCGGTTGACGCTGGAATTTTTAAAAACAATCCAAGACTCTTTATCGATTATTTTATAAGCAAATTACCTTTTATAATTTTCTTCTATCTACCGGTTTTCGCACTGTTTATCTGGCTACTTTATGTAAGAAGGCCCTTTAATTATATGGAACATCTGGTTTTTGCCTTTCATGTACAAACTACCCTTTTCGTCCTTTATATATTTGGCTTACTAATTGACCTCATCATTGGTAAAAACTGGGGAATTATTACCGCAAATTTCCTCTTCGCATTTTACCTTTATAAATCAATGCGGAATTTTTACCAACAAAACCGTGTTAAAACGGTTCTAAAATTTTTAATTTTAAACGTAATATTCTTTACTTTAGCCATGGCGGCAATCGCAGTTTCATTACTGGCTTCCTTTTCTATATATTAA
- the nqrE gene encoding NADH:ubiquinone reductase (Na(+)-transporting) subunit E has product MDLVNLFVRSIFIENMIFAYFLGMCSYLAVSKTVKTAVGLGAAVIFVLFITVPINYLLDTYLLRPGALQWLGPQFADVDLSFLSFIMFIAVIASMVQLVEMVVEKFAPALYGALGIFLPLIAVNCAILGGSLFMQQKDFSGISEAITYGLGSGVGWFLAILAISAIREKIAYSNVPAPLKGLGITFIITGLMALGFMSFMGIKL; this is encoded by the coding sequence ATGGATTTAGTAAATCTTTTTGTAAGAAGTATTTTCATAGAGAATATGATATTCGCCTACTTCCTGGGAATGTGTTCCTACCTGGCGGTATCGAAAACAGTAAAAACAGCTGTTGGTCTTGGAGCTGCGGTAATTTTTGTTCTATTTATCACAGTTCCTATAAACTACCTGCTGGACACTTATCTTTTGCGTCCCGGTGCCCTTCAATGGCTCGGCCCGCAATTTGCCGATGTTGACCTGAGCTTTCTGAGCTTTATTATGTTTATCGCGGTTATTGCATCTATGGTACAGCTGGTAGAGATGGTTGTTGAAAAATTCGCACCTGCCTTATATGGTGCCTTAGGTATCTTCCTGCCACTTATCGCAGTTAACTGTGCAATTCTTGGTGGTTCGCTTTTCATGCAGCAAAAAGACTTTTCAGGAATTTCTGAAGCCATTACCTATGGACTTGGAAGTGGGGTTGGATGGTTCCTGGCGATTCTGGCTATCTCAGCGATCAGGGAAAAAATTGCCTATTCAAATGTACCTGCACCCCTAAAAGGTCTGGGAATCACTTTTATTATAACCGGACTCATGGCCCTCGGGTTTATGAGCTTCATGGGAATTAAATTATAG
- a CDS encoding NRDE family protein: MCTISLVPHPDSFSGFILTSNRDEVVSRKTKPPETRIFHKTKMYFPRDAQAGGTWIGVSENKRCVCLMNGAEKPHQRKSYYRKSRGLVVKDFLAAEKLKPLFEKYDLQDIEAFTMIIVEWQNGLVFYEFIWDENRKKITKLPLKEHIWSSSPLYNEQMKAQRQKWFQQWKETKGLSSESLLEFHQKGGEGNKETDLIIDRGFLKTQSISQVKNTSDGLKFWYKDLATSKVSEKYLQFNA, translated from the coding sequence ATGTGTACGATTAGCCTTGTTCCTCATCCCGATTCTTTTTCCGGCTTTATTCTTACTTCCAACAGGGACGAGGTGGTAAGTCGAAAAACGAAACCTCCGGAAACAAGAATTTTCCATAAAACAAAAATGTATTTCCCCAGGGATGCTCAGGCAGGAGGAACATGGATAGGAGTTAGTGAAAATAAACGATGTGTTTGCCTTATGAATGGCGCAGAAAAACCTCATCAAAGAAAATCGTATTACCGAAAAAGCCGTGGCCTGGTGGTGAAAGATTTCCTGGCGGCTGAAAAACTGAAGCCGCTTTTTGAAAAATATGATCTTCAGGATATTGAAGCTTTTACCATGATCATCGTTGAATGGCAAAACGGACTGGTTTTTTACGAATTTATCTGGGATGAAAACCGTAAAAAAATAACCAAGCTTCCATTAAAGGAGCATATATGGTCATCTTCTCCTTTATATAATGAACAAATGAAAGCGCAACGACAAAAATGGTTTCAGCAGTGGAAAGAAACTAAAGGACTTTCTTCTGAAAGCCTGCTTGAATTTCATCAGAAGGGGGGAGAGGGAAATAAAGAAACCGATTTGATCATAGACCGCGGATTTTTAAAAACTCAAAGTATAAGTCAGGTTAAAAATACTTCTGACGGCTTGAAATTCTGGTACAAAGATCTCGCTACCAGTAAAGTTTCAGAAAAATATCTTCAATTCAACGCGTAA
- a CDS encoding DUF5103 domain-containing protein — protein MKISLFFLLFICSSLTAFSQTGIEKAPPNFIRTIKFEGGNNEFSGNPILPLGAIFQLSFDDIIGDEADYYYSIEHFNFDWTPSDLSKNEFMEGFDDVRITQYTNAYNTLQPYTHYELKIPNSNTKGLKVSGNYMLSVFNSNRELVFSRKFMVYEPIVKVQAEVKRSRDLRFINEKQVINFSVNSPDLVLINPEKNVKTLVMQNNNLKSAIKDLKPQYIIGSELIYKYDQESAFWGGNEYFQFNDKDLRATTADIASVDLLELYHHYLYPDYTRNDIPYTYNPDINGGFVIRNLQGKNSEIEAEYVWVHFSLKNNDIIGNSQIHIYGGFNNFEIDNSTLLHYNEETGLYETARLFKQGYYNYKYVLVDPDGTIDDGFICGNFDETENLYSILVYYRSPGARYDRLIGVGSADSRIITN, from the coding sequence ATGAAAATATCCCTGTTTTTTTTGCTTTTTATATGCAGTAGTTTAACGGCCTTTAGCCAGACCGGAATAGAAAAAGCTCCTCCAAACTTTATTCGCACCATTAAATTTGAGGGCGGAAATAACGAATTTTCCGGAAACCCGATCCTTCCCCTGGGCGCGATTTTCCAGCTGAGCTTTGATGATATTATTGGCGACGAAGCCGATTATTACTACAGCATAGAACATTTTAATTTTGACTGGACACCTTCCGATCTTAGTAAAAATGAATTTATGGAAGGTTTTGACGATGTTCGCATAACCCAGTACACCAATGCTTACAACACGTTGCAGCCTTACACCCACTACGAATTGAAGATTCCCAATTCGAATACTAAAGGTTTAAAAGTTTCTGGAAATTATATGCTTAGTGTTTTTAATAGCAACCGTGAACTTGTCTTTTCCAGGAAGTTCATGGTTTATGAGCCCATTGTAAAGGTTCAGGCTGAAGTAAAGAGATCACGCGATCTTAGGTTTATCAATGAAAAACAGGTGATAAACTTCAGTGTCAATTCGCCTGATCTTGTTCTTATAAATCCTGAAAAGAATGTAAAGACTTTGGTGATGCAGAATAATAATCTGAAATCTGCTATTAAAGATCTCAAACCGCAATATATCATTGGCAGCGAACTTATTTATAAATACGACCAGGAATCGGCATTCTGGGGCGGAAATGAATATTTTCAGTTTAACGATAAAGATCTTAGAGCGACTACAGCCGATATTGCTTCAGTTGACCTTCTGGAACTTTATCATCATTACCTGTACCCAGATTATACCCGAAATGATATCCCCTACACCTATAACCCTGATATCAATGGCGGGTTCGTTATACGAAATCTCCAGGGGAAAAATTCAGAAATTGAAGCCGAATATGTCTGGGTTCATTTCAGCCTGAAAAATAATGATATAATTGGAAATTCTCAGATACATATTTACGGCGGATTTAATAATTTTGAGATCGATAACAGCACCTTACTGCATTATAATGAGGAGACAGGTCTTTATGAAACGGCGAGGCTTTTCAAGCAGGGATACTATAATTACAAATATGTACTGGTAGATCCTGATGGAACTATTGATGATGGATTTATTTGCGGCAATTTTGATGAAACGGAAAACTTGTATTCCATTCTTGTCTATTACCGAAGTCCGGGAGCTCGTTACGACCGATTAATAGGAGTAGGATCGGCTGATTCCAGAATAATTACCAACTAA
- the pruA gene encoding L-glutamate gamma-semialdehyde dehydrogenase: MGKGFFHVPIAVNEPIKSYAPGTPEREEVLLTYKDLYNSKMEVPLYIGSEEVKTGDTATMHPPHDHQHNLGVYHKAKKKHVQQAIDSALKARSAWADLEWEQRAAVFLKAADLIAGKYRSRINAATMIGQSKTVFQAEIDSACELCDFLRFNVEYMSQIYEEQPESSEGAWNRVEYRPLEGFVYAITPFNFTAIAGNLPSSAALMGNVAVWKPSDSQVFSAKIIMEVFKEAGVPDGVINMVMGDPEMITDTILASPDFAGIHFTGSTTVFKSIWQKIGNNIQKYKTYPRIVGETGGKDFIVAHPSANPEQIATAISRGAFEFQGQKCSAASRVYLPESLWPRIKELVAKDLESIKMGSPEDMTNFVTAVIHEGAFDKLAKYIDQAKKDKKAEVIIGGNYDKSKGYFIEPTVILTSDPHYTTMETELFGPVVTIYVYKDADWEKTLHLVDETSIYGLTGAVFSGDRYELSKATKILQNAAGNFYLNDKPTGAVVGQQPFGGARASGTNDKAGSKLNLLRWVSPRLIKETYDAPTDYRYPFMGE, from the coding sequence ATGGGAAAAGGATTTTTTCATGTCCCTATCGCAGTTAATGAACCTATTAAAAGTTACGCGCCAGGAACCCCCGAAAGAGAAGAGGTATTACTCACCTACAAAGACCTGTACAATTCTAAAATGGAGGTGCCGCTTTATATCGGCTCTGAAGAAGTGAAGACGGGCGATACCGCAACCATGCACCCTCCGCACGATCATCAGCATAATCTTGGAGTATACCACAAAGCAAAGAAGAAACATGTTCAACAGGCTATAGACAGCGCTTTAAAAGCGAGATCAGCCTGGGCCGATCTGGAATGGGAACAAAGAGCCGCGGTTTTTCTTAAAGCTGCAGACCTTATCGCCGGTAAGTATCGTTCTAGGATCAATGCCGCGACCATGATAGGACAATCAAAAACAGTTTTTCAGGCAGAAATTGACTCAGCCTGTGAACTTTGCGATTTTCTACGCTTTAATGTGGAATATATGTCACAGATCTATGAAGAACAACCAGAATCTTCAGAAGGAGCCTGGAACCGTGTGGAATATCGACCTTTAGAAGGATTTGTCTATGCCATTACTCCTTTCAATTTTACGGCGATTGCCGGAAACCTTCCTTCCAGCGCAGCCCTGATGGGAAATGTTGCAGTTTGGAAGCCCAGTGACAGCCAGGTCTTTTCGGCTAAAATTATCATGGAAGTTTTTAAAGAAGCAGGAGTACCTGATGGAGTTATCAATATGGTAATGGGAGATCCTGAAATGATCACTGATACCATTCTTGCCAGTCCTGATTTCGCCGGAATTCATTTTACCGGAAGTACCACTGTGTTCAAAAGTATCTGGCAAAAAATTGGAAATAACATTCAGAAATATAAAACCTATCCCCGCATTGTTGGAGAAACAGGAGGTAAGGATTTTATTGTTGCGCATCCTTCAGCTAATCCCGAACAGATCGCGACCGCTATCTCAAGAGGAGCTTTTGAGTTCCAGGGACAAAAATGCAGTGCCGCCTCGAGAGTTTATTTACCTGAAAGCCTTTGGCCAAGAATTAAGGAGTTAGTAGCGAAAGACCTGGAGAGTATCAAAATGGGATCTCCTGAAGATATGACCAATTTTGTCACTGCTGTAATCCATGAAGGTGCTTTTGATAAACTGGCAAAATATATAGATCAGGCTAAAAAAGATAAGAAAGCCGAAGTTATCATTGGCGGAAATTACGATAAATCGAAAGGTTATTTTATAGAGCCTACCGTAATTTTAACTTCCGATCCGCACTATACCACTATGGAAACAGAGCTTTTTGGACCTGTAGTTACCATTTATGTTTATAAAGATGCCGATTGGGAAAAAACCCTTCACCTGGTTGATGAAACAAGTATCTACGGACTCACGGGAGCAGTTTTCTCTGGGGATCGCTACGAGCTAAGCAAAGCCACTAAAATTCTGCAGAATGCCGCGGGTAATTTCTATTTAAACGACAAGCCTACAGGAGCGGTGGTCGGGCAACAGCCTTTTGGAGGTGCCAGAGCAAGCGGAACCAATGATAAAGCAGGTTCCAAACTGAATTTATTGCGTTGGGTTTCACCTCGACTCATCAAGGAAACTTATGATGCCCCTACAGATTATCGTTATCCGTTTATGGGTGAATAA